In the genome of Actinomadura graeca, one region contains:
- the nuoF gene encoding NADH-quinone oxidoreductase subunit NuoF: MTTLTPVLTGNWDQSDSFTREGYEREGGYRALRTAFRTDPDEIVQAVKDSGLRGRGGAGFPTGMKWGFLPPSSPNPRYLVVNADESEPGTCKDIPLMMANPHVLVEGVIISSYAIRSNHAFIYVRGEVLHVIRRLQRAVAEAYEAGYLGKDILGSGYDLDVVVHSGAGAYICGEETALLDSLEGFRGQPRLKPPFPAVAGLYGGPTVINNVESIASVPSIVENGADWFASMGTEKSQGFGIFSLSGHVTRPGQYEAPLGITLRELLDMAGGVREGHRLKFWTPGGSSTPIFTEEHLDVPLDFESVGAAGSMLGTRALQIFDETTCVVRAVLRWSEFYAHESCGKCTPCREGTYWYKQMLKRLEAGQGEEKDLETLLDLSDNILGRSFCALGDGATSPVVSSIKLFRDEYLQHFEQGGCPFDPSKSTLWGGAK; this comes from the coding sequence GTGACCACGCTCACCCCGGTCCTCACCGGCAACTGGGACCAGTCCGACTCGTTCACCCGCGAGGGCTACGAGCGCGAGGGCGGATACCGGGCCCTGCGGACGGCGTTCCGGACGGATCCGGACGAGATCGTCCAGGCCGTCAAGGACTCCGGCCTCCGCGGCCGCGGCGGCGCCGGGTTCCCCACCGGCATGAAGTGGGGGTTCCTGCCGCCGAGCAGCCCCAACCCGCGCTACCTCGTCGTCAACGCCGACGAGTCCGAGCCCGGGACCTGCAAGGACATCCCGCTGATGATGGCCAACCCGCACGTGCTCGTCGAGGGCGTCATCATCAGCTCGTACGCGATCAGATCCAACCACGCGTTCATCTACGTGCGCGGCGAGGTGCTGCACGTGATCCGGCGGCTCCAGCGGGCCGTCGCGGAGGCGTACGAGGCCGGCTACCTCGGCAAGGACATCCTCGGGTCCGGTTACGACCTGGACGTGGTCGTGCACAGCGGCGCCGGGGCCTACATCTGCGGCGAGGAGACGGCGCTGCTGGACTCCCTCGAAGGGTTCCGCGGTCAGCCCAGGCTCAAGCCCCCCTTCCCGGCGGTCGCGGGCCTGTACGGCGGCCCCACCGTCATCAACAACGTCGAGTCGATCGCCTCCGTTCCCTCGATCGTGGAGAACGGCGCCGACTGGTTCGCGTCGATGGGCACCGAGAAGTCGCAGGGATTCGGGATCTTCTCGCTGTCGGGGCACGTGACCCGGCCCGGCCAGTACGAGGCGCCGCTCGGCATCACGCTGCGGGAGCTGCTCGACATGGCGGGCGGGGTCCGGGAGGGCCACCGGCTGAAGTTCTGGACGCCGGGCGGCTCGTCCACGCCGATCTTCACCGAGGAGCACCTGGACGTGCCGTTGGACTTCGAGTCCGTCGGCGCCGCCGGGTCGATGCTCGGCACCCGGGCCCTCCAGATCTTCGACGAGACGACGTGCGTCGTCCGGGCCGTCCTGCGGTGGTCGGAGTTCTACGCGCACGAGTCGTGCGGCAAGTGCACGCCGTGCCGCGAGGGCACCTACTGGTACAAGCAGATGCTGAAGCGGCTGGAGGCCGGGCAGGGCGAGGAGAAGGACCTGGAGACCCTCCTCGACCTGTCGGACAACATCCTCGGCCGCTCGTTCTGCGCGCTGGGCGACGGTGCGACCAGCCCGGTCGTGTCGTCCATCAAGCTGTTCCGGGACGAGTACCTCCAGCACTTCGAGCAGGGCGGCTGCCCGTTCGACCCGTCCAAGTCCACCCTCTGGGGAGGTGCCAAGTGA
- a CDS encoding NADH-quinone oxidoreductase subunit G gives MVAVTIDGFEIEVPKGTLIIRAAELLGIQIPRFCDHPLLDPVGACRQCLVEIPDAGNGRGMPKPQASCTTTVMPGMVVKTQLTSPVADKAQHGVMELLLINHPLDCPICDKGGECPLQNQAMSNGRGETRFTEAKRTFPKPIPLSSQVLLDRERCIQCARCTRFSDQIAGDAFIDLFERGAKEQVGAADGKPFQSYFSGNTVQICPVGALTGAAYRFRSRPFDLVSQPSTCEHCASGCSLRTDHRRGKITRRLAGDDPQVNEEWNCDKGRWAFTYATRPERLTHPLVRGEDGGLEPASWPEALTIAARGLAAARGSAGVLPGGRVTLEDAYAYAKFARIALGTNDVDFRARPASDEESAFLASSVAGRPIEVTYADLEKAPAVLLAGFEPEEESPIVFLRLRKAFRKNRLKVVAAAPFATRGLRKVGGTLLPTPPGAEAETLGSLIGDDDRADVRTLLEAPGAVIMVGERLAGSPGALSSVVRLAQVTGARLAWVPRRAGERGAIEAGALPGLLPIGRPASDPGARAEVARTWGVAELPEEPGLGIDGIIAAAAEGRRGALLVGGVDPDDLADPAALLAALEATPFVVSLEQRPSAVTDRADVVLPVAAVAEKSGTFVDWEGRGRQFDVVLRSAGRLSDLRVLDALANEMDVHLGLPGPEAARRELAGLGAYRGVRPDAPSVPQALPPQPGPGEALLATWRLLLDRGRLQDGEPFLAGTAKPAVVRLSPATAAEIGVADAVTADTATADATGTATAGTVTVSAARGSVTLPLEITDDLPDRVVWLPTNSAGCALHRDLGAGAGDVVRIAPGAPGGGSGDVAAGVTRVRATRTGPAPAGATRADAAGGEAENTAGGPR, from the coding sequence ATGGTCGCCGTCACCATCGACGGCTTCGAGATCGAGGTGCCGAAGGGCACACTGATCATCCGGGCGGCCGAGCTGCTCGGCATCCAGATCCCGCGGTTCTGCGACCACCCGCTGCTCGACCCGGTCGGCGCCTGCCGGCAGTGCCTGGTGGAGATCCCCGACGCCGGGAACGGCCGCGGCATGCCGAAGCCGCAGGCGTCGTGCACCACCACCGTGATGCCGGGCATGGTCGTCAAGACCCAGCTCACCTCGCCGGTCGCCGACAAGGCGCAGCACGGCGTGATGGAGCTGCTGCTCATCAACCACCCGCTGGACTGCCCGATCTGCGACAAGGGCGGCGAGTGCCCGCTGCAGAACCAGGCGATGTCCAACGGGCGCGGCGAGACCCGCTTCACCGAGGCGAAGCGGACCTTCCCCAAGCCGATCCCGCTGTCCAGCCAGGTGCTGCTCGACCGGGAGCGCTGCATCCAGTGCGCCCGCTGCACCCGGTTCTCCGACCAGATCGCCGGCGACGCGTTCATCGACCTGTTCGAGCGCGGCGCGAAGGAGCAGGTCGGCGCGGCGGACGGCAAGCCGTTCCAGTCCTACTTCTCCGGCAACACCGTGCAGATCTGCCCGGTGGGCGCGCTGACCGGCGCCGCGTACCGGTTCCGGTCGCGTCCGTTCGACCTCGTGTCCCAGCCGAGCACGTGCGAGCACTGCGCGTCCGGCTGCTCGCTGCGCACCGACCACCGGCGCGGGAAGATCACCCGCCGGCTGGCGGGGGACGACCCGCAGGTCAACGAGGAGTGGAACTGCGATAAGGGCCGCTGGGCCTTCACCTACGCCACCCGGCCGGAGCGGCTCACGCACCCGCTCGTCCGGGGCGAGGACGGCGGGCTGGAGCCCGCGTCCTGGCCGGAGGCGCTCACGATCGCGGCCCGCGGGCTCGCGGCGGCGCGCGGCTCGGCCGGCGTGCTGCCCGGCGGGCGGGTCACGCTGGAGGACGCCTACGCCTACGCCAAGTTCGCGCGGATCGCGCTCGGCACCAACGACGTCGACTTCCGGGCCCGCCCGGCGTCGGACGAGGAGTCGGCGTTCCTCGCCTCCTCCGTCGCGGGCCGCCCGATCGAGGTGACCTACGCCGACCTGGAGAAGGCGCCCGCGGTGCTGCTCGCCGGCTTCGAGCCGGAGGAGGAGTCCCCGATCGTGTTCCTGCGGCTGCGCAAGGCGTTCCGCAAGAACCGGCTGAAGGTCGTCGCGGCCGCGCCGTTCGCGACCCGCGGGCTGCGCAAGGTCGGCGGGACGCTGCTGCCGACACCGCCCGGCGCCGAGGCCGAGACGCTCGGGTCGCTGATCGGCGACGACGACCGCGCGGACGTCCGGACGCTGCTGGAGGCCCCCGGCGCCGTGATCATGGTGGGCGAGCGGCTGGCGGGCAGCCCCGGCGCGCTGTCGTCGGTGGTCCGGCTCGCGCAGGTGACCGGGGCCCGGCTGGCGTGGGTGCCGCGCCGGGCCGGGGAGCGCGGCGCGATCGAGGCCGGGGCGCTGCCCGGGCTGCTGCCGATCGGCCGTCCGGCCTCCGACCCGGGCGCGCGCGCCGAGGTGGCCCGAACCTGGGGGGTCGCGGAGCTGCCCGAGGAACCCGGCCTCGGCATCGACGGGATCATCGCGGCGGCGGCGGAGGGACGGCGCGGCGCGCTGCTCGTCGGCGGCGTCGACCCCGACGACCTGGCCGACCCCGCGGCGCTGCTGGCGGCGCTGGAGGCGACCCCGTTCGTGGTGAGCCTGGAGCAGCGGCCGAGCGCCGTCACCGACCGCGCGGACGTCGTGCTGCCGGTCGCGGCGGTCGCCGAGAAGTCCGGCACGTTCGTCGACTGGGAGGGCCGCGGCCGCCAGTTCGACGTGGTGCTGAGGTCCGCCGGGCGGCTGTCGGACCTGCGGGTCCTGGACGCGCTGGCGAACGAGATGGACGTCCATCTGGGGCTGCCGGGGCCCGAGGCGGCGCGCCGGGAGCTGGCCGGGCTCGGCGCCTACCGCGGCGTCCGCCCGGACGCGCCGAGCGTGCCGCAGGCGCTCCCGCCGCAGCCCGGACCGGGTGAGGCGCTGCTGGCGACCTGGCGGCTGCTGCTCGACCGGGGCCGCCTCCAGGACGGCGAGCCGTTCCTCGCCGGGACGGCCAAGCCCGCCGTGGTGCGGCTGTCGCCCGCGACGGCCGCGGAGATCGGCGTGGCGGACGCGGTGACGGCGGACACGGCGACGGCGGACGCGACGGGCACGGCGACGGCGGGCACGGTGACGGTGTCGGCGGCGCGCGGCTCGGTCACGCTGCCGCTGGAGATCACCGACGACCTGCCCGACAGGGTCGTGTGGCTGCCCACCAACTCGGCCGGTTGCGCCCTACACCGGGACCTCGGGGCCGGCGCCGGAGACGTCGTCCGGATCGCGCCGGGCGCGCCCGGCGGCGGGTCCGGTGACGTGGCCGCCGGTGTCACGCGCGTCCGCGCGACGCGGACCGGCCCGGCGCCCGCCGGGGCCACACGTGCCGACGCCGCGGGCGGCGAGGCCGAGAACACCGCTGGAGGCCCACGATGA
- the nuoH gene encoding NADH-quinone oxidoreductase subunit NuoH has translation MSPHLLAAAPAKEPGLKDFGSDPWWLIGGKVLAIFVFLVLTVLLSMWVERRVIGRMQLRVGPNRVGPFGLLQGLADGVKLALKEDIVPRQVDKIVFVLAPIMSAVPAFISFVIIPFGPTVSVFGHETALQGTDLPVAVLLVLAMSSMGIYGIVLAGWSSMSPYSLLGGLRSSAQMISYEIAMGLSFVAVFMFAGSMSTSDIVAAQHDKWYVVLLFPSFIVYVITMMGESNRIPFDLPEGEGELVGGFHTEYSSLKFAMFFLAEYINLATLSALATTLFLGGWRAPAPISTVWEGANAGWWPVLWFLVKLWLFIFFFIWLRGSLPRVRYDQLMKLGWKVLMPFSLGWILLVATVKALRNEGYDVQKIFIGAAAVAAVVLVASVLWEMVRGGGDDEDAAQGAERDVTPDPAAGGFPVPPMDAPHYHGGPAGATTIPTPPEEVTSGTH, from the coding sequence ATGAGTCCGCACCTGCTCGCGGCGGCACCCGCGAAGGAACCCGGGCTGAAGGACTTCGGCTCCGACCCGTGGTGGCTGATCGGCGGCAAGGTGCTGGCGATCTTCGTGTTCCTGGTGCTGACCGTCCTGCTGTCGATGTGGGTCGAGCGGCGTGTCATCGGCCGCATGCAGCTGCGGGTCGGCCCGAACCGGGTCGGCCCGTTCGGGCTGCTCCAGGGCCTCGCCGACGGCGTCAAGCTGGCGCTGAAGGAGGACATCGTCCCCCGCCAGGTCGACAAGATCGTGTTCGTCCTCGCGCCGATCATGTCGGCGGTGCCCGCGTTCATCTCCTTCGTGATCATCCCGTTCGGGCCGACGGTGTCGGTGTTCGGGCACGAGACGGCGCTCCAGGGCACGGACCTGCCGGTCGCGGTGCTGCTGGTGCTGGCGATGTCGTCCATGGGCATCTACGGGATCGTGCTCGCGGGCTGGTCGTCGATGTCGCCGTACTCGCTGCTCGGCGGGCTCCGCTCGTCCGCGCAGATGATCTCCTACGAGATCGCGATGGGGCTGTCGTTCGTCGCGGTGTTCATGTTCGCCGGCTCGATGTCCACCTCGGACATCGTCGCGGCGCAGCACGACAAGTGGTACGTGGTGCTGCTGTTCCCGTCCTTCATCGTGTACGTGATCACGATGATGGGGGAGTCGAACCGCATCCCGTTCGACCTGCCCGAGGGCGAGGGCGAGCTGGTCGGCGGCTTCCACACCGAGTACTCCTCGCTGAAGTTCGCGATGTTCTTCCTCGCGGAGTACATCAACCTCGCGACGCTGTCGGCCCTCGCCACGACGCTGTTCCTCGGCGGCTGGCGGGCGCCCGCGCCGATCTCCACGGTGTGGGAGGGCGCCAACGCCGGCTGGTGGCCGGTGCTGTGGTTCCTCGTCAAGCTGTGGCTGTTCATCTTCTTCTTCATCTGGCTGCGCGGCTCGCTGCCGCGCGTGCGCTACGACCAGCTGATGAAGCTCGGCTGGAAGGTGCTGATGCCCTTCTCGCTCGGCTGGATCCTGCTGGTCGCGACCGTCAAGGCCCTGCGCAACGAGGGCTACGACGTCCAGAAGATCTTCATCGGCGCCGCCGCGGTCGCGGCGGTCGTCCTGGTGGCCAGCGTGCTCTGGGAGATGGTCCGGGGCGGCGGGGACGACGAGGACGCCGCCCAGGGCGCGGAGCGGGACGTGACGCCCGATCCCGCGGCCGGCGGGTTCCCCGTGCCGCCGATGGACGCGCCGCACTACCACGGCGGCCCGGCCGGGGCGACGACGATCCCAACCCCTCCAGAGGAGGTCACCAGTGGGACTCACTGA
- the nuoI gene encoding NADH-quinone oxidoreductase subunit NuoI: protein MFSKSETVQYPEVKKPTAPRFHGRHQLNRWPDGLEKCIGCELCAWACPADAIFVEGADNTADERYSPGERYGRIYQINYLRCILCGLCIEACPTRALTMTNEYELADDSRESLIYTKDMLLAPLREGMETPPHEMRLGDTEEDYYRLGLQPDEGPSVSAEGGRRASVDNAVRSEDGPLGGEGA, encoded by the coding sequence ATGTTCAGCAAGAGCGAGACCGTCCAGTATCCCGAGGTGAAGAAGCCGACCGCCCCGCGCTTCCACGGGCGGCACCAGCTCAACCGGTGGCCGGACGGCCTGGAGAAGTGCATCGGGTGCGAGCTGTGCGCCTGGGCGTGCCCCGCCGACGCCATCTTCGTCGAGGGCGCCGACAACACCGCGGACGAGCGCTACTCGCCCGGTGAGCGGTACGGCCGCATCTACCAGATCAACTATCTGCGGTGCATCCTGTGCGGGCTGTGCATCGAGGCGTGCCCGACCCGGGCGCTCACGATGACCAACGAGTACGAGCTCGCCGACGACAGCCGCGAGAGCCTGATCTACACCAAGGACATGCTGCTGGCGCCGCTGCGCGAGGGCATGGAGACGCCGCCGCACGAGATGCGGCTCGGCGACACCGAGGAGGACTACTACCGCCTCGGCCTCCAGCCCGACGAGGGCCCGTCGGTGTCCGCCGAGGGCGGCCGCCGCGCGAGCGTCGACAACGCCGTCCGGAGCGAGGACGGTCCGCTGGGCGGTGAGGGCGCATGA
- a CDS encoding NADH-quinone oxidoreductase subunit J: MSGHVLAGHLAAGQVLAGEVADKQAGEPFFFWLLAVVSVGAALGMIFMRKAVHSALLLATVMLSLAALYAIQDAPFLAFVQVIVYTGAVLMLFLFVLMLVGVSSTDSLVETIRGQRFWAAIGALGFVVLLAAGLGNAALGDSAGLKTANADGNVIGLARLLFKDYVFAFEATSALLITAALGAMVLAHRERTEPKKTQRDLSKDRFLSGDHPGPLPGPGTYARHNAVDMPALLPDGTPSELSVNPVIAARTDTVERHTDLYGETEEEAAGRDVAAVRAATEESQDAGAESRVVKAGSPVAGGNAGGGASGNEREGEAGQ; this comes from the coding sequence ATGAGCGGCCACGTCCTGGCGGGGCACCTCGCGGCCGGCCAGGTGCTGGCGGGGGAGGTCGCCGACAAGCAGGCGGGCGAGCCGTTCTTCTTCTGGCTGCTGGCCGTGGTGTCCGTCGGCGCCGCCCTCGGCATGATCTTCATGCGGAAGGCGGTGCACTCGGCGCTGCTGCTGGCGACGGTGATGCTGTCGCTGGCCGCGCTGTACGCGATCCAGGACGCGCCGTTCCTGGCGTTCGTCCAGGTCATCGTGTACACCGGCGCGGTGCTGATGCTGTTCCTGTTCGTGCTGATGCTCGTCGGGGTCAGCTCCACCGACTCGCTGGTGGAGACGATCCGGGGGCAGCGTTTCTGGGCGGCGATCGGGGCGCTCGGCTTCGTCGTCCTGCTGGCCGCCGGCCTCGGGAACGCGGCGCTCGGCGACTCCGCCGGGCTGAAGACGGCCAACGCCGACGGCAACGTCATCGGCCTCGCCCGGCTGCTGTTCAAGGACTACGTGTTCGCGTTCGAGGCGACCAGCGCGCTGCTGATCACCGCGGCGCTCGGCGCGATGGTCCTCGCGCACCGCGAGCGGACCGAGCCGAAGAAGACGCAGCGCGACCTGTCGAAGGACCGGTTCCTGTCCGGCGACCACCCGGGCCCGCTGCCGGGGCCCGGCACCTACGCCCGGCACAACGCCGTCGACATGCCGGCGCTGCTGCCGGACGGGACGCCGTCGGAGCTGTCGGTCAACCCGGTCATCGCCGCCCGCACCGACACCGTCGAGCGGCACACCGACCTGTACGGCGAGACCGAGGAGGAGGCCGCCGGGCGGGACGTGGCCGCGGTGCGGGCCGCGACCGAGGAGTCGCAGGACGCGGGCGCCGAGTCGCGCGTCGTCAAGGCCGGGTCGCCGGTCGCGGGCGGGAACGCCGGCGGCGGGGCCTCCGGCAACGAACGTGAAGGCGAGGCTGGTCAATGA
- the nuoK gene encoding NADH-quinone oxidoreductase subunit NuoK, whose translation MSPGHYLALSAILFTIGALGVLVRRNAIVVFMCVELMLNATNLAFVSFSRMHGELDGQIIAFFVMVVAAAEVVVGLAIIMTIFRTRRSSSVDDANLLKY comes from the coding sequence ATGAGTCCGGGGCACTACCTGGCGCTCTCGGCGATCCTGTTCACCATCGGTGCGCTGGGCGTGCTCGTGCGCCGCAACGCCATCGTGGTGTTCATGTGCGTCGAGCTGATGTTGAACGCCACGAACCTGGCGTTCGTGTCGTTCTCCCGCATGCACGGCGAGCTCGACGGGCAGATCATCGCGTTCTTCGTGATGGTGGTGGCCGCGGCGGAGGTCGTGGTGGGCCTGGCGATCATCATGACCATCTTCCGGACCCGCAGGTCCTCGTCGGTGGACGACGCGAACCTGCTGAAGTACTGA
- the nuoL gene encoding NADH-quinone oxidoreductase subunit L, with protein sequence MKAEGIQAASWLLIALPLAGAAILLLGGRRTDRWGHLLGVTMSAASFAVGCAMFVQMLGYDAEERRRTLHLWDFIDVGAFKVGMDLLVDPLSISFVLLITGVGSLIHVYSIGYMADDPDRRRFFAYLNLFVAAMLLLVLGGNFLVLFLGWEGVGLASYLLIGFWQYKPTAATAAKKAFVVNRVGDLGLILAIALMFSTFGTIGFDQILGTGAEHAGLASRLSTGTATAIGLLLLLGACGKSAQLPLQSWLLDAMEGPTPVSALIHAATMVTAGVYLIVRAGPIFEMSDTAQLVVTIVGAATLLAGAIIGCGKDDIKKALAGSTMSQIGYMHLAAGLGKPGYVFAIAHLIAHGFFKAGLFLGAGSVMHGMKDDVNMRRYGALRAVMVVTYVTFGLGYLAIIGFPGLSGWFTKDAIIEAAYDKGGTSGAILGTCALIGAGITAYYMSRVMFMTFFGEKRWEEDVHPHESPKVMTIPLIVLAFGSVFAGGFLILGGFADFLEPVVGTPEHEHEFKALTAPGIATFVLMIIGAGIAWRQYGSRKVPREAPAGSFVTVAARKDLYGDALNESLLMRPGQWLTRLAVWFDGRGVDGAVNGLAAGVGGSSGRIRRLQTGFARSYALSMFFGAALVVAALLVVNVT encoded by the coding sequence ATGAAAGCCGAAGGCATCCAGGCCGCGTCCTGGCTTCTCATCGCGCTCCCGCTCGCGGGCGCCGCGATCCTCCTGCTCGGGGGGAGGCGCACCGACAGGTGGGGCCACCTGCTCGGCGTCACCATGTCGGCCGCGTCGTTCGCGGTCGGCTGCGCGATGTTCGTGCAGATGCTCGGATACGACGCCGAGGAGCGGCGCCGCACCCTGCACCTGTGGGACTTCATCGACGTCGGCGCGTTCAAGGTCGGGATGGACCTGCTGGTGGACCCGCTGTCCATCAGCTTCGTCCTGCTGATCACCGGGGTGGGCTCGCTCATCCACGTCTACTCGATCGGCTACATGGCCGACGACCCCGACCGGCGCCGGTTCTTCGCGTACCTGAACCTGTTCGTCGCGGCGATGCTGCTGCTGGTGCTCGGCGGCAACTTCCTGGTCCTGTTCCTCGGCTGGGAGGGCGTGGGCCTCGCCTCCTACCTGCTGATCGGGTTCTGGCAGTACAAGCCGACCGCGGCGACCGCCGCGAAGAAGGCGTTCGTCGTCAACCGCGTCGGCGACCTCGGACTGATCCTCGCGATCGCGCTGATGTTCTCCACGTTCGGGACGATCGGCTTCGACCAGATCCTCGGCACCGGCGCCGAGCACGCGGGCCTCGCGTCCCGGCTCAGCACCGGCACCGCCACCGCGATCGGGCTGCTGCTCCTGCTCGGCGCGTGCGGCAAGTCCGCGCAGCTCCCGCTCCAGTCGTGGCTGCTGGACGCGATGGAGGGCCCGACCCCGGTGTCGGCGCTCATCCACGCGGCGACGATGGTGACCGCGGGCGTCTACCTGATCGTCCGGGCCGGGCCCATCTTCGAGATGTCCGACACCGCGCAGCTGGTGGTGACGATCGTCGGCGCGGCCACGCTGCTCGCCGGTGCGATCATCGGGTGCGGCAAGGACGACATCAAGAAGGCCCTCGCGGGCTCGACGATGTCGCAGATCGGCTACATGCACCTCGCCGCGGGCCTCGGCAAGCCCGGCTACGTCTTCGCCATCGCGCACCTGATCGCGCACGGCTTCTTCAAGGCGGGCCTGTTCCTCGGCGCCGGGTCGGTCATGCACGGCATGAAGGACGACGTGAACATGCGCCGCTACGGCGCGCTCCGCGCGGTGATGGTCGTCACCTACGTCACGTTCGGCCTCGGCTACCTGGCGATCATCGGCTTCCCGGGGCTGTCCGGCTGGTTCACCAAGGACGCCATCATCGAGGCCGCCTACGACAAGGGCGGCACGTCCGGCGCGATCCTCGGCACCTGCGCGCTGATCGGCGCGGGCATCACCGCCTACTACATGTCGCGGGTGATGTTCATGACGTTCTTCGGTGAGAAGCGCTGGGAGGAGGACGTCCACCCGCACGAGTCGCCGAAGGTGATGACGATCCCGCTGATCGTGCTGGCGTTCGGCTCGGTGTTCGCGGGCGGTTTCCTGATCCTCGGCGGGTTCGCCGACTTCCTGGAGCCGGTCGTCGGCACGCCCGAGCACGAGCACGAGTTCAAGGCGCTCACCGCGCCGGGCATCGCCACGTTCGTGCTGATGATCATCGGCGCGGGCATCGCCTGGCGGCAGTACGGCAGCCGGAAGGTGCCGCGCGAGGCGCCCGCCGGCTCGTTCGTCACCGTCGCCGCCCGCAAGGACCTCTACGGGGACGCGCTGAACGAGTCGCTGCTGATGCGGCCCGGCCAGTGGCTGACCCGGCTCGCGGTGTGGTTCGACGGACGGGGCGTCGACGGCGCCGTCAACGGCCTCGCCGCGGGCGTCGGCGGCAGCTCCGGCCGGATCCGGCGGCTGCAGACCGGCTTCGCACGCTCCTACGCCCTTTCGATGTTCTTCGGCGCGGCGCTCGTCGTGGCGGCGCTCCTGGTGGTGAACGTGACATGA
- a CDS encoding NADH-quinone oxidoreductase subunit M: MSDFPWLSVLIALPLAGAFLVAVLPRERETLVKQVALGVSVVVGALALVMAARFDAGGARFQFTEKYWWIKAFGVHWALGVDGVALVLIVLSVILVPLVILASWNEADRSGGVDVPARRSVKTYMALLLSLEAAMIGVFAATDVFVFYVFFEAMLIPVYFIIGYYGGPQRSYAAVKFLLYSLFGGLLMLVAVIWLYPLSSKSVADGGLGHGTFMFDELSRMDIDPTTAKWLFLGFFVAFAIKAPMVPVHTWLPDAAQQSPPGALVLIVGVLDKVGTYGMLRFCLELFPGAAKWATPVVLGFAVLSIIYGAVLAIGQVDLKRLIAYTSVSHFGFIVLGIFAMTSQGQSGATLYMVNHGFSTGALFLVVGFMIVRRRSARIGDYGGVQKAAPVLAGTFLIAGLSGLSLPGLSTFVSEFLVIVGTFSRYRWAAVLAVSGVVLAAIYILWMYQRTMGGPKAPAVEGMTDLTAREKLTVAPIIAIIVAMGLFPQPVLHVINPSVKHTLARVDRHDPAPKTTGNVAENGARP, encoded by the coding sequence ATGAGTGACTTTCCCTGGCTGAGCGTCCTCATCGCGCTGCCGCTGGCCGGCGCGTTCCTCGTGGCGGTGCTGCCGCGCGAGCGGGAGACCCTGGTCAAGCAGGTCGCGCTCGGCGTGTCCGTGGTCGTCGGGGCGCTGGCCTTGGTGATGGCGGCGCGCTTCGACGCGGGCGGCGCGCGGTTCCAGTTCACCGAGAAGTACTGGTGGATCAAGGCGTTCGGGGTGCACTGGGCGCTCGGCGTCGACGGCGTCGCGCTGGTGCTGATCGTGCTGTCGGTGATCCTCGTCCCGCTGGTGATCCTGGCGTCGTGGAACGAGGCCGACCGGTCCGGGGGCGTGGACGTTCCCGCCAGGCGGTCGGTGAAGACGTACATGGCGCTGCTGCTGTCGCTGGAAGCGGCGATGATCGGCGTGTTCGCGGCGACCGACGTGTTCGTGTTCTACGTCTTCTTCGAGGCGATGCTGATCCCGGTGTACTTCATCATCGGGTACTACGGCGGCCCGCAGCGTTCCTACGCCGCGGTGAAGTTCCTGCTGTACTCGCTGTTCGGCGGGCTGCTGATGCTCGTCGCGGTGATCTGGCTGTACCCCCTGTCCAGCAAGTCCGTCGCCGACGGCGGGCTCGGGCACGGCACGTTCATGTTCGACGAGCTGTCGAGGATGGACATCGACCCGACCACCGCCAAGTGGCTGTTCCTCGGCTTCTTCGTCGCGTTCGCGATCAAGGCGCCGATGGTGCCCGTGCACACCTGGCTGCCGGACGCCGCGCAGCAGTCCCCGCCGGGCGCGCTCGTGCTGATCGTCGGCGTCCTGGACAAGGTCGGCACCTACGGGATGCTCCGGTTCTGCCTGGAGCTGTTCCCCGGCGCCGCCAAGTGGGCGACCCCGGTCGTGCTCGGGTTCGCGGTGCTCAGCATCATCTACGGCGCCGTCCTCGCGATCGGGCAGGTCGACCTCAAGCGGCTGATCGCCTACACGTCGGTGTCGCACTTCGGGTTCATCGTGCTCGGCATCTTCGCGATGACCTCGCAGGGCCAGTCCGGCGCGACGCTCTACATGGTCAACCACGGGTTCTCCACCGGCGCGCTGTTCCTCGTCGTCGGCTTCATGATCGTCCGGCGGAGGTCGGCGCGGATCGGTGACTACGGCGGCGTCCAGAAGGCCGCCCCCGTCCTCGCCGGGACGTTCCTCATCGCGGGCCTGTCCGGGCTGTCGCTGCCCGGACTGTCCACGTTCGTCTCGGAGTTCCTCGTCATCGTCGGGACGTTCAGCCGCTACCGGTGGGCGGCCGTGCTCGCCGTCAGCGGCGTCGTCCTCGCCGCCATCTACATCCTCTGGATGTACCAGCGGACGATGGGCGGGCCCAAGGCCCCGGCCGTCGAGGGCATGACGGACCTCACCGCCCGCGAGAAGCTGACGGTCGCGCCGATCATCGCGATCATCGTGGCGATGGGCCTGTTCCCGCAGCCGGTGCTGCACGTCATCAACCCATCGGTGAAGCACACGCTGGCCCGGGTCGACCGGCACGATCCCGCGCCGAAGACCACCGGCAACGTGGCCGAGAACGGAGCCCGTCCATGA